From Camelina sativa cultivar DH55 chromosome 20, Cs, whole genome shotgun sequence, the proteins below share one genomic window:
- the LOC104770599 gene encoding UPF0481 protein At3g47200-like has translation MNPPNQPTGGTMTISVAEKDSTCCIIQIEKPVKHLKESAGGQSCCIFRIPHTLVEANETAYKPKILSIGPYHHLDGKDGGNHLQMIQEHKQRYLNIFLSKTKQKEVYLTHLREVVLGLEEKIRGSYSEELDFSSEELVDMMVLDGCFILTLFLVISNKSWREDYPDDPIFMFRWILPTLRSDLLLLENQVPLFLLQALFSTSNLFPSTSTTSLNTIIFRFFGYRIIRSNQFWRDRKDLDAKHLLDLIRKTFIPKKSQEPKQSWTNIFNVFTFLNIISPSKSKVQKETKPPPRPTETLPLPTETLPPPPPPPTLTKPSTKLHRPKPRPFLKLVVSAKKLRLRGIKFMPKESETPLDITLDESGVLEIPLLTFDDFFSSLLINCVAFEQFNLYCTTEMTSYVTFMGCLINTAEDATFLSEKGIIENYFGTGEEVSLFFKNTGKDIAFSISSSYLSDVFEGINDYTARGYHVHWAGIKYTYFKSPWTFLSSLAALVLLLLTIFQAFFAAYPYFHPRK, from the coding sequence ATGAATCCTCCCAACCAACCCACTGGAGGTACCATGACTATCTCAGTGGCAGAAAAAGATAGCACTTGTTGCATCATACAAATTGAGAAACCTGTGAAACATCTTAAGGAATCAGCGGGTGGTCAATCTTGTTGCATCTTCAGAATCCCTCACACTCTCGTTGAGGCCAATGAAACAGCTTACAAACCCAAGATTTTGTCTATAGGCCCATACCACCATTTGGATGGTAAAGATGGTGGAAATCATCTTCAGATGATCCAGGAGCACAAACAACGatatcttaatatatttttatccaagacaaaacaaaaagaagtgtATTTGACCCACTTGCGCGAAGTGGTCCTGGGGCTAGAAGAGAAGATCAGAGGTTCCTACTCTGAGGAACTGGATTTTAGTTCAGAAGAGTTGGTCGATATGATGGTTCTTGACGGTTGTTTCATCCTCACGTTGTTCCTGGTGATTTCAAACAAGAGTTGGCGTGAGGATTATCCTGATGACCCGATTTTCATGTTCCGGTGGATTCTACCAACTCTTCGAAGTGATCTCCTCCTCCTTGAAAACCAGGTCCCCCTATTCCTTCTTCAAGCTCTCTTTTCGACATCAAACTTGTTTCCTTCCACTTCCACTACTAGCTTAAACACTATCATCTTTAGATTCTTTGGTTATCGAATAATAAGGTCAAACCAGTTTTGGAGGGACAGAAAGGATCTTGATGCAAAGCATCTTCTAGATCTCATTCGTAAAACTTTCATACCCAAGAAATCTCAAGAACCGAAACAAAGCTGGACCAATATATTTAACGTCTTTACATTCCTCAATATAATAAGTCCTTCCAAAAGTAAAGttcaaaaagagacaaaaccACCACCAAGACCAACAGAAACACTACCACTGCCAACAGAAACACtaccaccaccgccaccaccaccaacactaACAAAACCATCAACAAAACTACATCGACCAAAGCCTCGCCCTTTTCTCAAGCTGGTTGTCTCAGCAAAAAAACTTCGACTCCGAGGAATAAAATTCATGCCAAAGGAGAGTGAGACACCGCTTGACATAACTCTCGACGAGAGTGGTGTACTTGAAATACCGCTACTAACATTTGATGACTTTTTCAGCTCTCTTTTAATCAACTGTGTGGCTTTTGAGCAGTTCAATTTATATTGCACAACCGAAATGACCAGCTATGTTACTTTCATGGGCTGCCTCATAAACACTGCTGAAGATGCAACGTTCTTAAGCGAGAAGGGGATCATAGAGAACTATTTTGGAACGGGAGAAGAAGTATCATTGTTCTTCAAGAACACAGGCAAAGACATTGCCTTTTCCATATCCAGTAGTTACTTGTCAGATGTGTTTGAGGGAATCAACGACTATACTGCACGAGGTTACCATGTACATTGGGCAGGAATCAAGTACACATATTTCAAAAGTCCGTGGACATTTCTATCATCTCTTGCTGCTTTGGTACTTCTTCTACTTACCATTTTCCAAGCTTTCTTCGCAGCCTACCCGTATTTTCATCCTCGAAAGTGA